A single window of Flagellimonas maritima DNA harbors:
- a CDS encoding DUF2752 domain-containing protein: protein MFQQFIPLLVKAKDFMLPCLNKKLFGVDCPGCGMQRSAHLLLQGEFMAAFKMYPAIYPLLLLFVFLIINTFLKFKYNNQTIIVLSVLTVGTILINYLLKLIYQ from the coding sequence ATGTTTCAACAATTTATCCCTTTATTGGTAAAAGCCAAGGATTTTATGTTGCCCTGTCTTAACAAAAAACTGTTCGGGGTCGATTGCCCAGGGTGCGGTATGCAACGTTCCGCACATTTGCTTTTACAAGGAGAATTTATGGCTGCATTCAAAATGTATCCTGCCATTTATCCACTATTACTTTTATTCGTTTTTTTGATTATCAACACTTTTCTAAAATTTAAATACAACAATCAAACTATAATCGTGCTCAGCGTTTTAACGGTCGGTACTATTCTAATCAATTATTTACTTAAACTTATATATCAATAA
- the lptB gene encoding LPS export ABC transporter ATP-binding protein, with the protein MKLRADNIMKAYRGRKVVKGISLEVNQGEIVGLLGPNGAGKTTSFYMIVGLIKPNDGKIFLDTMEITNFPMYKRAQNGIGYLAQEASVFRKLSIEKNILSVLQLTKLSKKEQHMKMESLIDEFGLGHIRKNRGDLLSGGERRRTEIARALATDPKFILLDEPFAGVDPVAVEDIQRIVAQLKNKNIGILITDHNVQETLAITERSYLMFEGGILKAGIPEDLAKDEMVRKVYLGQNFELRKKKLDF; encoded by the coding sequence ATGAAGTTAAGAGCTGATAATATTATGAAGGCCTATAGAGGTCGAAAAGTAGTTAAAGGAATTTCCCTAGAGGTCAACCAAGGTGAAATTGTAGGTCTTTTGGGCCCTAATGGGGCTGGTAAGACCACTTCTTTCTACATGATTGTTGGTTTGATAAAACCAAATGATGGGAAGATTTTTTTGGACACTATGGAAATTACCAATTTCCCCATGTACAAAAGAGCCCAAAACGGCATTGGTTATCTCGCCCAAGAAGCGTCTGTCTTTCGTAAGCTTAGTATTGAGAAGAATATATTGAGCGTACTACAACTCACCAAGCTAAGCAAGAAGGAACAACATATGAAGATGGAGTCTCTCATAGATGAGTTTGGATTGGGACACATTAGAAAAAATAGGGGTGACCTACTATCAGGTGGAGAAAGAAGACGTACCGAGATTGCACGTGCCCTTGCTACCGACCCCAAATTTATCTTATTGGATGAGCCTTTTGCAGGGGTAGACCCCGTAGCCGTTGAAGATATTCAACGTATCGTAGCCCAATTGAAAAACAAAAACATTGGTATTTTGATTACAGATCATAATGTTCAAGAAACTTTGGCCATAACGGAAAGATCTTATTTAATGTTTGAAGGAGGAATATTAAAAGCAGGCATTCCAGAAGATTTGGCGAAAGATGAAATGGTACGTAAGGTATATTTGGGCCAGAACTTTGAGCTAAGAAAAAAGAAACTGGATTTTTAA
- a CDS encoding Smr/MutS family protein, with protein sequence MANLVIGDWVEVLDESISGEVTSIKEDLVTITTIDGFSLQYQSRELVKSENDIQVSNFDVAKVKQEKESPKKRKVIAPRQKERNVPKMEVDLHINQLVKSTRGLTNFDMLNLQLETAKRQLDFAIRKRIQKVVFIHGVGEGVLKEELFYLFKKYDNLKFYDADYQKYGLGATEVYIFQNN encoded by the coding sequence ATGGCAAATCTTGTTATCGGAGATTGGGTGGAAGTTTTGGATGAGTCGATTTCTGGTGAGGTAACATCCATAAAAGAGGATTTAGTGACCATAACTACCATTGATGGTTTTTCTTTGCAATATCAATCAAGAGAATTGGTCAAAAGCGAAAATGATATTCAAGTGTCCAATTTTGATGTGGCCAAGGTCAAACAAGAAAAAGAATCACCAAAGAAAAGAAAGGTGATCGCTCCCAGACAGAAAGAAAGAAATGTTCCAAAAATGGAAGTGGACCTCCACATCAACCAATTGGTGAAATCTACTAGAGGACTTACCAATTTTGATATGTTGAACCTACAACTGGAAACAGCTAAAAGACAGTTGGATTTTGCTATAAGAAAGCGCATACAGAAAGTGGTCTTTATACATGGGGTAGGTGAGGGCGTGTTGAAAGAAGAACTTTTCTATCTTTTTAAAAAGTATGACAATCTAAAGTTTTATGACGCTGATTACCAAAAATATGGATTGGGTGCCACAGAAGTCTACATTTTTCAAAATAATTAG
- the tatC gene encoding twin-arginine translocase subunit TatC has product MAKTVENPDEMSFLDHLEELRWHLIRSVLAIVIIACGAFIMKDFIFDTVIFGPKKMDFPTYRFFCEIATFFGIDSEFCADTLPFTIQNRTMAGQFSAHIWTSIWAGFIIAFPYVLWELWRFISPGLHQNERKHSRGFILVASALFFMGVLFGYYVVAPLSINFLGTYQVSKEVLNEIDIGSFIATVRASVIACGIMFELPIIIYFLTKVGLVTPEILKKYRKIALVIVLILSAVITPPDVASQIVVSVPVLILYQISIYISKWVLKRESKKEKRNAK; this is encoded by the coding sequence ATGGCAAAAACAGTGGAAAATCCAGATGAAATGTCCTTTTTGGACCATCTTGAGGAACTAAGATGGCATCTGATACGATCAGTTTTGGCAATAGTTATTATTGCTTGCGGTGCTTTTATAATGAAGGATTTCATTTTTGATACGGTCATTTTTGGACCAAAAAAAATGGATTTCCCTACCTATAGGTTCTTTTGCGAAATCGCCACCTTTTTTGGAATAGATTCTGAATTCTGTGCGGACACTTTGCCTTTTACCATACAGAATAGAACTATGGCAGGCCAGTTTTCCGCACACATCTGGACCTCTATTTGGGCTGGCTTCATTATTGCTTTCCCCTATGTTTTATGGGAGTTATGGCGGTTTATAAGTCCAGGGCTCCATCAAAATGAACGTAAACATTCAAGGGGTTTCATTCTAGTGGCTTCCGCACTTTTTTTTATGGGTGTATTGTTTGGCTATTATGTTGTGGCACCATTATCCATTAATTTTTTGGGTACTTACCAAGTAAGCAAAGAGGTTCTCAATGAAATTGATATAGGTTCCTTTATTGCTACCGTCAGAGCTTCCGTCATTGCTTGTGGAATTATGTTTGAGCTGCCAATCATCATTTACTTTTTAACAAAGGTTGGCTTGGTAACTCCGGAAATCCTGAAAAAGTATCGAAAAATTGCACTGGTCATCGTACTGATTCTCTCCGCAGTAATAACTCCACCGGATGTTGCGAGTCAAATAGTGGTTTCGGTCCCTGTATTAATATTATATCAAATCAGTATCTATATTTCTAAATGGGTTTTGAAAAGGGAATCTAAAAAAGAAAAAAGAAATGCAAAATAA
- a CDS encoding carboxymuconolactone decarboxylase family protein, with translation MQNKVDEFNSYRSRMNGKLLAENNKLIKRIFNLDTNAYMAGALDVKTKELLGLVASAVLRCDDCVKYHLENSKKEGATKEEVMETLGIATLIGGTIVIPHLRKAYEFWEALEEHGA, from the coding sequence ATGCAAAATAAAGTAGACGAGTTCAATTCCTATCGTTCTAGAATGAACGGGAAGTTATTGGCGGAAAACAACAAACTCATAAAACGTATTTTCAATCTGGATACCAATGCCTACATGGCCGGTGCACTGGATGTTAAAACTAAAGAACTATTGGGGCTTGTCGCTTCTGCTGTACTGAGATGCGATGATTGTGTAAAATACCATTTGGAAAATTCCAAAAAAGAAGGAGCGACCAAGGAAGAAGTTATGGAGACTCTGGGAATAGCTACTTTAATAGGAGGTACTATTGTTATTCCCCATCTACGAAAAGCCTATGAGTTTTGGGAAGCACTGGAAGAACATGGAGCTTAA
- a CDS encoding CDP-alcohol phosphatidyltransferase family protein, whose protein sequence is MKQYIPNFITLLNLFSGCAATVFAVLNHLELAALFVFFGIFFDFFDGLAARILKVQSEVGVQLDSLADMVTSGLVPGIVMFQLLKMAETGGWNMGFFGHGTDITLLPFFGFIITLGSAYRLAKFNVDENQVSSFIGLPTPANALLILSLPLILLYHNNDVLNGVILNQWFLMALTLISAFLLNSRIELFALKFKNWSFRDNGLRYLFVIGSLILLLTLKFLAIPIIILFYVVTSLLTPKG, encoded by the coding sequence ATGAAGCAATATATTCCCAATTTTATAACATTGCTCAATCTTTTTAGTGGTTGCGCAGCTACGGTATTTGCAGTGCTCAATCATTTGGAATTGGCCGCACTTTTCGTGTTTTTTGGAATATTCTTTGATTTTTTTGATGGATTGGCAGCCAGAATCCTGAAAGTCCAGAGCGAAGTAGGAGTACAATTGGATTCTTTGGCAGATATGGTTACCAGTGGATTGGTACCTGGTATAGTTATGTTTCAATTGCTGAAAATGGCCGAAACCGGAGGGTGGAACATGGGTTTCTTTGGTCATGGCACCGATATAACCTTATTACCATTTTTTGGATTTATAATTACTCTAGGTTCTGCATACCGTCTCGCTAAATTCAATGTGGACGAAAATCAGGTTTCCTCTTTTATTGGGTTGCCAACCCCAGCAAATGCACTATTGATACTTTCACTGCCATTAATTCTTCTTTACCATAACAATGATGTGCTTAATGGAGTTATTCTAAATCAATGGTTTTTAATGGCATTGACATTAATCAGTGCTTTCTTGCTCAATTCCAGAATAGAACTTTTTGCCCTAAAGTTTAAAAATTGGAGTTTTAGGGACAATGGGTTGCGCTATCTTTTTGTAATCGGTAGTTTAATTCTGTTGTTGACGTTAAAGTTTTTGGCAATTCCTATAATCATCCTATTTTATGTTGTTACTTCTTTGCTAACGCCAAAAGGGTGA
- a CDS encoding CCC motif membrane protein, giving the protein MEQQKLPNVTISLVLGIISFACCCLSSGLGGIIMSGIAFFLLRKDEQKYQSNPEIYTNYSQLKTAKIIAIIGLVLGVITLIWTIIQINQMGGIDGYMEKVNEMLEQYGIEQ; this is encoded by the coding sequence ATGGAACAACAAAAATTACCCAACGTTACTATCAGTTTAGTTTTAGGCATCATATCATTTGCATGTTGCTGTTTAAGTTCAGGCCTTGGTGGTATTATCATGTCCGGTATTGCATTTTTTCTTTTGAGAAAGGATGAGCAAAAATATCAATCAAATCCTGAGATTTACACTAACTATAGTCAATTAAAAACAGCTAAAATAATTGCTATCATTGGATTGGTTTTAGGAGTGATAACTTTAATATGGACCATTATACAAATCAATCAAATGGGAGGTATTGACGGATATATGGAAAAAGTAAATGAGATGCTAGAGCAATACGGAATAGAACAATAA
- a CDS encoding DUF4198 domain-containing protein, which yields MKRIVALLFLVITSVFLSSHELFLKTDAYFLDAGQASELYLFNGTFDKSENVITRDRISDARIIGPDYQKIVGEENYYDKENVTYLRFKSGGGGTYAAGISTLSRILEMNAQDFNNYLEHEGLEKVLEERKEESVHNSGAREKYSKHVKMLFQVGDKKSEQYKTVFGFPIEFVPMDNPYNAKAGERISFQLLSGGEPLANQIVHFSTSMPGKDSHENENSTRTDENGVLQIVPSQAGNWYVATIHMVKSDEEGIDYESNWATLTFAVK from the coding sequence ATGAAACGAATAGTTGCTTTATTGTTTTTAGTCATTACATCCGTCTTTCTTTCTTCCCATGAGTTATTTTTAAAAACGGATGCTTATTTTTTAGATGCTGGCCAAGCCAGTGAGCTGTATCTTTTCAACGGTACTTTTGACAAAAGCGAGAATGTGATTACGCGCGATAGGATTTCAGATGCACGAATTATTGGACCTGATTACCAAAAAATAGTTGGTGAGGAAAATTACTATGATAAGGAAAACGTAACCTATTTAAGATTTAAGTCAGGAGGGGGCGGCACATATGCGGCAGGTATTTCAACCCTTTCGAGAATTTTGGAAATGAACGCCCAAGATTTTAATAACTATCTGGAACATGAAGGTTTGGAAAAGGTACTCGAGGAAAGAAAAGAAGAAAGTGTTCATAATTCCGGAGCAAGAGAAAAATACTCTAAACATGTGAAGATGCTTTTTCAGGTCGGAGATAAAAAAAGTGAACAATATAAAACTGTTTTCGGCTTTCCTATTGAATTTGTTCCAATGGACAATCCCTACAATGCGAAAGCTGGAGAACGGATTTCGTTTCAATTGTTGAGTGGAGGAGAGCCTTTAGCAAATCAAATTGTGCATTTTAGCACCTCAATGCCAGGAAAGGATTCCCATGAAAATGAGAATTCTACCAGAACAGATGAAAATGGGGTATTGCAAATAGTGCCAAGCCAAGCTGGAAATTGGTACGTTGCGACAATCCATATGGTAAAAAGTGATGAAGAGGGTATTGATTACGAATCCAACTGGGCCACATTGACCTTTGCGGTGAAGTAA
- a CDS encoding KpsF/GutQ family sugar-phosphate isomerase yields MSNTQSILSIAKRTLETESKAIQNLVNLLDEQFAHAVQHILDSQGRVIVSGVGKSAIIASKIVATLNSTGTPAIFMHAADAIHGDLGTIQKNDVVICISKSGNTPEIKALLPLIKIGKNKLIGITGNMDSLLAKQADFALSTFVEKEACPNNLAPTTSTSAQLAMGDALAISLLELRGFSSADFAKYHPGGALGKKLYLRVADIVANNQKPQVDINSSVKEVIVEISKKMLGVTAVIENNSVVGIVTDGDIRRMLSRYDNISGLRAKDIMTSNPKSVDVDILAVKALEVLQAKGISQLLAFDGDRYEGVVHIHNLINEGIL; encoded by the coding sequence TTGAGCAACACCCAATCCATTTTATCCATTGCGAAAAGAACGCTAGAAACCGAGAGCAAGGCCATTCAAAATCTAGTCAACCTGCTCGATGAGCAATTTGCGCACGCTGTACAACATATCTTGGATTCACAAGGAAGGGTAATTGTATCAGGGGTGGGCAAAAGTGCCATAATAGCATCTAAAATTGTAGCAACCCTGAATTCTACGGGAACACCTGCCATTTTTATGCACGCGGCAGATGCCATTCACGGTGACTTGGGAACCATTCAAAAAAATGACGTGGTTATCTGTATTTCCAAAAGTGGTAATACTCCAGAGATAAAAGCATTGCTTCCTTTAATAAAAATTGGAAAAAATAAATTAATTGGCATTACGGGAAATATGGATTCTTTGTTGGCAAAACAAGCAGACTTTGCGCTGAGCACCTTTGTTGAAAAAGAAGCATGTCCCAATAACCTTGCACCTACCACAAGTACTTCGGCGCAACTGGCAATGGGTGATGCATTAGCAATCAGTCTTTTGGAGCTTAGAGGATTTAGCAGTGCTGATTTTGCAAAATATCACCCTGGTGGGGCTTTGGGAAAAAAACTTTATCTAAGGGTAGCGGACATTGTTGCAAACAATCAAAAACCACAAGTCGATATCAATTCCAGCGTAAAAGAGGTGATTGTTGAGATTTCAAAAAAAATGCTTGGTGTTACCGCGGTTATTGAAAACAATAGTGTTGTGGGCATTGTTACTGACGGTGACATACGTAGAATGCTCAGTAGATACGATAACATAAGTGGATTGAGAGCAAAAGATATCATGACCTCCAATCCCAAATCTGTGGATGTAGATATCTTAGCGGTCAAAGCTTTGGAAGTGCTCCAAGCAAAGGGAATATCGCAACTGCTTGCATTTGATGGTGATAGATACGAAGGGGTAGTACATATCCACAATCTCATAAATGAAGGGATCCTGTAA
- a CDS encoding CD225/dispanin family protein, protein MPPKPDNYLVWAILSTIFCCIGTGIASIIYASKSK, encoded by the coding sequence ATGCCGCCCAAACCAGATAATTATCTGGTTTGGGCTATCTTAAGTACAATTTTTTGTTGTATAGGAACAGGAATAGCGAGTATTATTTACGCATCAAAAAGTAAATGA
- a CDS encoding DUF4105 domain-containing protein gives MKQSILFLALILMVGKSAFSQVPTLSEKSKVSLLTCAAGDELYYAFGHSAFRVQDPTLGIDVVYNYGTFDFNRPNFYLNFVKGKLIYSLSRRNFDSFLFEYELEKRWVKEQIFDLSLAERNEMLQFFENNYLPENRDYLYDPLLNNCSSIVGDILIDQFGDSINFDGSYLEKRYTFRELVRQHLKINSWSAFGIDLAFGSVVDRKATLKEHMFLPYYAMKQIRNTTKDGKPLLERERIVLDYGKYVKNGSFAASPLFWFILLFLFTGVITYVDYKHKTRSRWLDFSLFLITGLIGLCLMLLWLATDHTSTPKNFNVLWAVPFHIFIAFVIIFQKQLPNWFSKYIWFAIASLGVLIILWIAEIQVFSPVLVPILLTMAIRYGYLLKFSKP, from the coding sequence ATGAAGCAAAGCATATTATTTTTGGCATTAATTCTTATGGTCGGAAAAAGTGCATTCTCACAAGTTCCGACCCTCTCAGAAAAATCCAAGGTCAGCTTATTGACATGTGCGGCAGGTGATGAGCTGTACTATGCTTTTGGACATAGCGCTTTTCGGGTTCAAGACCCAACCCTGGGTATCGACGTGGTTTATAATTATGGGACCTTTGATTTTAACCGACCAAATTTCTATCTAAACTTTGTAAAGGGTAAATTGATCTATTCCCTTTCTAGAAGAAATTTTGATAGCTTTCTTTTTGAATATGAACTGGAAAAGAGATGGGTCAAAGAACAAATTTTTGATTTATCCTTAGCCGAGCGAAATGAAATGCTTCAATTTTTTGAAAACAACTATTTACCAGAGAACCGAGACTACCTTTATGACCCACTTTTAAATAATTGTTCCAGTATTGTGGGCGATATATTGATTGATCAATTTGGCGATTCCATTAATTTTGATGGCTCTTATCTTGAAAAGAGATATACATTCAGGGAACTTGTAAGACAGCATTTAAAAATAAACTCGTGGTCAGCTTTTGGTATTGATTTGGCGTTTGGTTCCGTAGTGGATAGAAAAGCTACGCTAAAAGAACATATGTTCTTACCTTATTATGCCATGAAACAGATAAGGAATACTACAAAAGACGGTAAACCATTACTAGAGAGGGAGCGTATCGTTTTGGACTATGGTAAGTATGTAAAAAATGGTTCTTTTGCTGCATCCCCCTTGTTCTGGTTCATATTGCTGTTCTTATTCACGGGAGTCATAACCTATGTCGATTATAAGCACAAAACAAGAAGTCGGTGGCTTGACTTTTCCCTGTTCTTAATTACCGGTTTGATAGGTTTGTGTTTGATGTTGCTCTGGTTGGCCACAGACCATACGTCTACCCCTAAAAATTTCAATGTTCTCTGGGCCGTTCCTTTTCATATTTTTATTGCCTTTGTTATTATTTTCCAAAAACAACTTCCAAATTGGTTTTCTAAATATATATGGTTTGCCATAGCGTCTTTGGGGGTACTGATTATTTTGTGGATTGCAGAAATTCAGGTTTTTTCACCTGTCTTGGTTCCCATACTTTTAACTATGGCCATTCGGTACGGTTATCTCCTTAAATTTTCAAAGCCGTAA
- the recQ gene encoding DNA helicase RecQ, whose translation MGLINTDLHASLKKYFGFSQFKGLQEQVIQNILKDRDTFVIMPTGGGKSLCYQLPAIMKEGTSIVVSPLIALMKNQVDAIRGVSEHHGIAHVLNSSLTKTEVKQVKEDVRNGITKLLYVAPESLTKEENIEFLKAVPLSFVAVDEAHCISEWGHDFRPEYRNLKSIISRLGDDIPIIGLTATATPKVQEDIIKNLGMTDAKVFKASFNRPNLFYEVRPKTQNVDADIIRFVKQNQGKSGIIYCLSRKRVEELAQVLQVNGVSAVPYHAGFDAKTRSKYQDMFLMEDVDVVVATIAFGMGIDKPDVRFVIHHDIPKSIESYYQETGRAGRDGGEGHCLAFYSYKDVEKLEKFMSGKPVAEQEIGNALLQEIVAYAETSMSRRKFILHYFGEDFDEEEGDGADMDDNTRNPKEKEEAKNEVAKLLKVVDCTNEKYKTKEIVKVLVGKVNAMISSHKTDEKDFFGIGSEKEEAYWMALVRQVLVAGLLKKEIEQYGILHLTEAGRVFLQKPVSFLMTKDHVYSEENNDAIITASKSGGGGVADDNLLKLLRDLRKREAKRMDVPPFVVFQDPSLEDMALKYPITIEELLTIHGVGEGKAKKYGKPFINLIENYVEENDIIRPDDLVVKSTGANSGLKLYIIQNVDRKLPLDDIASAKGLELPDLIKEMEQIVFSGTKLNIGYWVDEVLDEDQQEEIHEYFLEAETDSISQAIDEFDGDYEDEELRLYRLKFISEVAN comes from the coding sequence ATGGGTCTCATAAACACCGATTTGCACGCTTCACTTAAAAAATATTTTGGTTTTTCACAGTTCAAGGGGCTACAGGAACAAGTAATACAGAACATACTTAAAGATAGGGATACCTTCGTAATAATGCCTACGGGAGGTGGCAAATCATTATGCTACCAACTACCGGCTATTATGAAAGAAGGTACTTCTATAGTGGTATCCCCGTTAATTGCGTTGATGAAAAATCAAGTCGATGCTATTCGTGGTGTATCGGAACATCATGGCATCGCACATGTACTTAATTCTTCCTTAACCAAAACCGAAGTGAAACAAGTAAAGGAAGATGTAAGAAATGGAATAACCAAATTGTTGTACGTTGCCCCTGAATCTTTGACCAAAGAAGAAAATATTGAATTTTTAAAAGCCGTTCCCCTTTCTTTTGTAGCTGTGGATGAAGCACACTGTATTTCTGAATGGGGGCATGATTTTAGACCGGAATACCGTAATCTTAAAAGTATCATAAGCCGTTTGGGAGATGACATACCAATAATTGGACTCACGGCAACGGCTACTCCAAAAGTGCAGGAAGACATCATCAAAAATCTTGGAATGACGGATGCCAAAGTATTCAAAGCATCGTTCAACAGACCAAATTTGTTTTATGAAGTACGTCCCAAGACCCAAAATGTAGATGCCGATATTATCCGTTTTGTAAAACAGAATCAAGGTAAATCAGGTATTATTTATTGTTTAAGCAGAAAACGGGTCGAAGAACTTGCGCAGGTTCTACAGGTTAATGGTGTAAGTGCGGTTCCCTATCATGCTGGTTTTGATGCAAAGACACGTTCCAAATATCAAGATATGTTTCTTATGGAAGACGTAGATGTTGTTGTGGCCACAATAGCGTTTGGTATGGGCATCGATAAACCGGATGTTCGTTTTGTTATCCATCATGATATTCCCAAAAGTATAGAAAGCTACTATCAAGAAACGGGTAGAGCTGGCAGGGACGGTGGCGAAGGTCATTGTTTGGCATTCTATTCCTATAAAGACGTGGAAAAACTTGAAAAATTCATGTCCGGGAAACCTGTAGCGGAACAGGAGATAGGCAATGCATTGCTACAGGAAATCGTAGCGTATGCGGAAACATCCATGTCCCGCAGAAAATTTATACTGCACTATTTTGGGGAGGATTTTGACGAAGAAGAAGGTGATGGAGCCGATATGGACGATAACACCAGAAATCCCAAAGAAAAAGAAGAAGCTAAAAATGAAGTCGCAAAGCTTTTAAAAGTGGTGGATTGCACCAATGAAAAATACAAAACAAAAGAAATTGTAAAGGTGTTGGTAGGCAAGGTCAACGCCATGATATCTTCACATAAGACCGATGAAAAAGATTTTTTTGGTATAGGTTCGGAGAAAGAAGAAGCATACTGGATGGCATTGGTTCGTCAAGTTTTGGTTGCAGGACTGCTTAAGAAGGAAATTGAACAATACGGGATTCTACACTTAACAGAAGCTGGAAGGGTTTTTCTTCAAAAACCAGTTTCATTTTTAATGACAAAGGACCATGTTTACAGCGAAGAAAACAACGATGCCATTATCACAGCTAGTAAATCGGGAGGTGGAGGAGTAGCTGATGATAATTTATTGAAACTATTGCGCGATTTACGAAAAAGAGAGGCCAAACGGATGGATGTACCGCCATTTGTAGTCTTTCAAGATCCTTCACTGGAGGACATGGCCTTAAAATATCCCATCACAATTGAAGAGCTCTTGACCATCCATGGTGTTGGAGAGGGAAAGGCCAAGAAGTATGGTAAACCTTTCATTAATTTGATTGAAAATTATGTAGAGGAGAACGATATTATTCGTCCAGACGATCTTGTGGTAAAAAGCACTGGAGCCAATTCTGGACTAAAATTGTATATCATTCAAAATGTGGATAGAAAACTGCCCTTGGATGATATTGCTTCGGCAAAAGGATTGGAACTGCCGGACCTTATCAAAGAAATGGAGCAAATTGTATTCAGTGGTACAAAACTGAATATTGGTTATTGGGTTGATGAAGTCTTGGACGAAGATCAACAAGAGGAAATCCATGAATACTTTCTTGAAGCGGAAACGGATTCCATTTCACAGGCCATAGATGAGTTTGATGGTGACTACGAAGATGAGGAACTAAGACTCTACCGGCTCAAATTTATTAGTGAGGTGGCCAACTAA
- a CDS encoding DUF2752 domain-containing protein, whose product MLSILTILLYFSFNPENGLFFPKCPFNNYLGIYCSGCGSQRAIHDLLHFRIGEALSHNILLLPALIVIVQDLSVRLGILHQKRFLNYSYSPFIVLAIVLLFMILRNIKVFPFEYLAP is encoded by the coding sequence GTGTTGTCAATTTTGACAATACTCCTTTATTTTTCCTTTAATCCAGAGAATGGACTTTTTTTTCCTAAATGTCCATTTAATAATTATCTAGGAATCTACTGCTCGGGCTGTGGTAGCCAAAGGGCAATTCATGATTTGTTGCATTTTAGGATAGGGGAAGCATTGAGCCATAATATATTACTGCTTCCTGCACTAATAGTAATTGTTCAAGATCTTTCTGTAAGATTGGGTATTTTACATCAAAAAAGATTTCTTAACTATAGCTATTCTCCATTTATTGTTTTAGCTATAGTCCTACTCTTTATGATTCTTAGGAATATTAAGGTTTTTCCTTTCGAGTATCTAGCGCCTTAG